The Camelina sativa cultivar DH55 chromosome 14, Cs, whole genome shotgun sequence genome includes a window with the following:
- the LOC104742329 gene encoding pto-interacting protein 1 isoform X2: MSCFGWCGSEDFRNSADTGPRPAHNPAGYNGGHYQRADPPMNQPVTPMQPISVPAIPVDELKDITDNYGSKALIGEGSYGRVFYGVLKSGGAAAIKKLDSSKQPDQEFLSQISMVSRLRNDNVTALMGYCVDGPLRVLAYEYAPNGSLHDTLHGRKGVKGALRGPVMTWQQRVKIAVGAARGLEYLHEKVNPQVIHRDIKSSNVLLFDDDVAKIGDFDLSDQAPDMAARLHSTRVLGTFGYHAPEYAMTGTLSSKSDVYSFGVILLELLTGRKPVDHTLPRGQQSLVTWATPKLSEDKVKQCVDARLLGEYPPKAVAKLAAVAALCVQYEANFRPNMSIVVKALQPLLNPPRSAPQTPHRNPY, from the exons ATGAGCTGTTTTGGTTggtgtgggagtgaggatttcCGTAACTCTGCTGACACCGGACCTAGGCCTGCGCACAACCCAgcag GTTACAATGGAGGCCACTATCAAAGAGCTGATCCACCCATGAACCAGCCAGTAACTCCCATGCAGCCTATCTCTGTACCAGCCATTCCTGTGGATGAACTGAAAGATATAACCGATAACTATGGCTCCAAGGCCTTGATTGGTGAGGGTTCTTACGGAAGAGTGTTTTACGGTGTTCTTAAAAGCGGTGGCGCAGCTGCCATCAAGAAACTTGACTCTAGTAAGCAGCCAGATCAAGAATTTCTTTCCCAG ATATCAATGGTTTCGAGATTGCGAAACGACAATGTCACTGCACTTATGGGTTATTGTGTTGATGGCCCTCTCCGTGTTCTTGCTTATGAATATGCTCCTAACGGATCTCTTCATGATACTCTCCATG GCCGAAAAGGGGTCAAAGGAGCACTGAGAGGTCCTGTTATGACGTGGCAACAGAGAGTTAAAATCGCTGTAGGTGCAGCCAGAGGACTTGAGTACTTGCATGAGAAGGTGAACCCTCAGGTTATCCACCGAGACATCAAATCCAGTAACGTACTTCTTTTTGATGACGATGTTGCCAAAATTGGTGATTTTGATCTGTCTGATCAAGCCCCTGACATGGCTGCTCGCCTTCACTCAACTCGTGTGCTAGGAACCTTTGGCTATCACGCTCCAGA ATACGCAATGACAGGAACGTTGAGCTCCAAGAGCGATGTGTACAGTTTTGGTGTTATTCTACTGGAGCTCCTTACGGGTCGTAAACCAGTCGATCACACCTTACCGCGTGGACAACAAAGTCTAGTGACATGG GCAACCCCTAAACTAAGTGAAGACAAAGTGAAGCAATGCGTTGATGCAAGACTACTCGGAGAGTACCCTCCCAAAGCTGTTGCCAAG CTAGCTGCGGTGGCTGCACTCTGTGTGCAATATGAGGCAAATTTTAGACCAAACATGAGCATCGTGGTGAAGGCACTTCAACCTCTTTTAAACCCTCCTCGTTCTGCTCCGCAGACTCCTCATAGGAACCCCTATTGA
- the LOC104742329 gene encoding pto-interacting protein 1 isoform X1 — MSCFGWCGSEDFRNSADTGPRPAHNPAGYNGGHYQRADPPMNQPVTPMQPISVPAIPVDELKDITDNYGSKALIGEGSYGRVFYGVLKSGGAAAIKKLDSSKQPDQEFLSQISMVSRLRNDNVTALMGYCVDGPLRVLAYEYAPNGSLHDTLHGRKGVKGALRGPVMTWQQRVKIAVGAARGLEYLHEKVNPQVIHRDIKSSNVLLFDDDVAKIGDFDLSDQAPDMAARLHSTRVLGTFGYHAPEYAMTGTLSSKSDVYSFGVILLELLTGRKPVDHTLPRGQQSLVTWVMATPKLSEDKVKQCVDARLLGEYPPKAVAKLAAVAALCVQYEANFRPNMSIVVKALQPLLNPPRSAPQTPHRNPY, encoded by the exons ATGAGCTGTTTTGGTTggtgtgggagtgaggatttcCGTAACTCTGCTGACACCGGACCTAGGCCTGCGCACAACCCAgcag GTTACAATGGAGGCCACTATCAAAGAGCTGATCCACCCATGAACCAGCCAGTAACTCCCATGCAGCCTATCTCTGTACCAGCCATTCCTGTGGATGAACTGAAAGATATAACCGATAACTATGGCTCCAAGGCCTTGATTGGTGAGGGTTCTTACGGAAGAGTGTTTTACGGTGTTCTTAAAAGCGGTGGCGCAGCTGCCATCAAGAAACTTGACTCTAGTAAGCAGCCAGATCAAGAATTTCTTTCCCAG ATATCAATGGTTTCGAGATTGCGAAACGACAATGTCACTGCACTTATGGGTTATTGTGTTGATGGCCCTCTCCGTGTTCTTGCTTATGAATATGCTCCTAACGGATCTCTTCATGATACTCTCCATG GCCGAAAAGGGGTCAAAGGAGCACTGAGAGGTCCTGTTATGACGTGGCAACAGAGAGTTAAAATCGCTGTAGGTGCAGCCAGAGGACTTGAGTACTTGCATGAGAAGGTGAACCCTCAGGTTATCCACCGAGACATCAAATCCAGTAACGTACTTCTTTTTGATGACGATGTTGCCAAAATTGGTGATTTTGATCTGTCTGATCAAGCCCCTGACATGGCTGCTCGCCTTCACTCAACTCGTGTGCTAGGAACCTTTGGCTATCACGCTCCAGA ATACGCAATGACAGGAACGTTGAGCTCCAAGAGCGATGTGTACAGTTTTGGTGTTATTCTACTGGAGCTCCTTACGGGTCGTAAACCAGTCGATCACACCTTACCGCGTGGACAACAAAGTCTAGTGACATGGGTAATG GCAACCCCTAAACTAAGTGAAGACAAAGTGAAGCAATGCGTTGATGCAAGACTACTCGGAGAGTACCCTCCCAAAGCTGTTGCCAAG CTAGCTGCGGTGGCTGCACTCTGTGTGCAATATGAGGCAAATTTTAGACCAAACATGAGCATCGTGGTGAAGGCACTTCAACCTCTTTTAAACCCTCCTCGTTCTGCTCCGCAGACTCCTCATAGGAACCCCTATTGA